A stretch of the Panicum virgatum strain AP13 chromosome 9N, P.virgatum_v5, whole genome shotgun sequence genome encodes the following:
- the LOC120692093 gene encoding probable prefoldin subunit 4: MQQGDGTEAQVTWEDQQNINRFGRLNNRLHELQDEIKLAKEANENLDDAGNELILSDEDVVRFQIGEVFAHMPRDDVETRLEQMKEDAAKKLERLEEEKESILAQMAELKKILYGKFKDAINLEED; this comes from the exons ATGCAGCAG GGGGACGGCACGGAGGCGCAGGTGACGTGGGAGGACCAACAGAACATCAACCGCTTCGGCCGCCTCAACAACCGCCTCCACGAGCTCCAGGACGAGATCAAGCTCGCCAAG GAAGCAAATGAAAACCTTGATGATGCTGGGAACGAGCTCATCTTGTCAGATGAAGATGTGGTACGCTTCCAGATTGGGGAAGTGTTTGCCCACATGCCAAGGGACGATGTTGAGACTAGGCTGGAGCAGATGAAAGAGGACGCGGCGAAGAAGCTGGAgaggctggaggaggagaaggaatcCATCCTCGCCCAGATGGCCGAGCTGAAGAAGATACTGTATGGCAAGTTCAAGGATGCCATCAACCTGGAGGAGGATTAG